The proteins below are encoded in one region of Chrysemys picta bellii isolate R12L10 chromosome 4, ASM1138683v2, whole genome shotgun sequence:
- the LOC135982830 gene encoding uncharacterized protein LOC135982830 isoform X1 yields MIPDTPLKNLLKKFTKYLQEETELQGLGAQLGSGRPVQLVRLDEEGGLILDKEALRRCLEQGGVRDAPVCLVSIIGEQRWGRSFLLNYLLRRLRSPGTSDGSWMGREDEPLEGFEWRVGNQRVTKGVWVWNQTFWVPAKGKKVAVLLVDTEGSMDIERNKETSIKLSAMSMLLSSYQILNIGRRVKDPDLEYLEMSLHVAEVVGEAYGLKPVQHLDLLVRDWSSSQDLGAEGGEQHLRDVRQMLEATSPCKHPKTLEVLSRSSTRCYLMPFPGKRISTGSEGTLRDMDEDFRDSLRDYVTALVGSAGRHIRKDQHGELLTGTQLAARIENLSDVMKKHRFGFSSPCQMAITFHNQRVLDRARSDHALFLKEKVDPSTMVKQLAEKRRSLLGRCREEMKEPEETLLTALEAELTREAETFLETYRRRYQCHANNQRPMDRARRDHSAFLREKDGLSQRMDDCLKMDPRAMLKQLTEKRRSLLGRCREEMEEPEETLLTALEAELTREAKTFVVTYRRRYQCHANQRLMDRARRDHAAFLGEKDGLSQRMVDCLKMDPSAMLKQLAEQRRSLLGWCRKEMKEPAETLLTALEAELTREAETFLETYRRRYQCHTINQRVMERARRDHADLLREKDGLSQRVVDCLKMDPGAMAEQLAEQQRSLLGRCRKEMKEPEETLLTALEAELTREAETFVETYRRRYQCHTINQRVMDRARRDHAAFLREKDGLSQRMVDCLKMDPSAMLKQLTEQRRSLLGRCREEMKEPEETLLSALEAELTREAETFLETYRRRYQRHANNQRPMDRARRDHALFLREKDGLSQRVVDCLKMDPGAMVKQLVEQRRSLLGWCREEMEEPEETLLTALEAELTREAETFLETYRRRYQCHAINQRVMDSARRDHAAFLREKDGLSQRMVDCLKMDPSAMLKQLAEQRRSLLGRCREEMKEPEETLLTALEEELTREAETFLETYRRRYQCHAINQRVMDRARRDHADLLRENDGLSQRVVDCLKMDPGAMAEQLAEQRRSLLGRCRKEMKEPAETLLTALEAELTREAETFLESYRRRYQCHTINQRVMERARRDHADLLREKDGLSQRMVDCLKMDPSAMLKQLTEQHRSLLGRCREEMKEPEETLLTALEEELTREAETFLETYRRRYQCHANNQRPMDRARRDHALFLREKDGLSQRMDDCLKVDPSAMEQQLVEQRRSLLGRCREEMKEPAETLLTALEAELTREAETFLETYRRHYQCHANQRVMDRARRDHAAFLREKDVLSQRMDDCLKMDPSAMLKQLTEQHRSLLGRCREEMEEPEETLLTALEAELTREAETFLETYRRRYQCHTINQRPMERARRDHADLLREKVSLWGSVPQPGEPQRNSLVTSMGFKVLGRRREFISPAPRVAAEMGDSNPCPIRALISVWRVRGSCCAVARGTIGETVSHTRPF; encoded by the exons ATGATCCCAGACACACCTCTCAAAAACCTGCTGAAGAAATTCACCAAGTACCTGCAGGAAGAGACGGAGCTG caggggctgggggctcagctgGGATCAGGACGCCCGGTGCAGCTGGTGCGTCTGGATGAGGAAGGGGGCCTGATCCTGGACAAGGAGGCCCTGAgacgctgcctggagcagggtggggtgagggacGCCCCCGTCTGCCTGGTGTCCATCATCGGGGAGCAGCGCTGGGGCAGATCCTTCCTGTTGAACTACCTGCTGCGCCGGCTCCGGAGCCCG GGCACGAGCGACGGGTCATGGATGGGCCGGGAGGACGAGCCCCTGGAGGGATTCGAGTGGCGAGTTGGCAACCAGAGAGTCAccaagggggtgtgggtgtggaatCAGACCTTCTGGGTCCCAGCCAAGGGGAAGAAG GTGGCCGTGCTGCTGGTCGACACTGAGGGCTCCATGGACATTGAAAGGAACAAGGAGACCAGCATCAAACTCTCCGCCATGTCCATGCTGCTCAGCTCCTACCAG ATACTGAACATTGGCCGTCGGGTGAAGGACCCGGATCTCGAATACCTGGAG ATGTCTCTGCATGTGGCTGAAGTGGTGGGAGAGGCCTATGGACTGAAGCCCGTTCAG CATCTAGACCTGCTGGTGCGGGATTGGAGCAGCTCCCAGGACCTCGGAGCCGAGGGTGGGGAGCAGCATCTGAGAGACGTCAGACAG ATGCTGGAGGCGACGTCCCCTTGCAAACACCCCAAGACTCTGGAAGTGCTGAGCAGAAGCAGCACCCGCTGTTACCTGATGCCTTTCCCCGGCAAGCGGATCTCAACTGGCAGCGAGGGAACCCTGAGAG ACATGGATGAGGATTTCCGGGACAGCCTGAGGGACTATGTCACCGCCCTGGTAGGCTCGGCCGGTCGACACATCCGGAAGGACCAGCATGGGGAGCTGCTCACCGGGACACAGCTCGCTGCTCGGATAGAG AATTTATCTGATGTGATGAAGAAACATCGCTTTGGCTTCTCCTCTCCCTGTCAG ATGGCCATCACCTTCCACAACCAGAGAGTCCTGGACAGAGCCCGCTCAGACCACGCTCTCTTTCTGAAGGAGAag GTGGATCCGAGCACAATGGTGAAGCAGTTGGCGGAGAAGCGGAGGTCCCTGCTGGGGCGGTGccgggaggagatgaaggagccgGAGGAGACCCTGCTGACGGCGCTAGAGGCGGAGCTGACTCGGGAGGCCGAGACCTTCCTGGAGACCTACAGACGGCGCTATCAGTGTCACGCCAACAACCAGAGACCCATGGACAGAGCCCGCCGAGACCACTCTGCCTTTCTGAGGGAGAAG GACGGCCTGTCCCAGCGCATGGATGACTGTCTGAAGATGGATCCGAGGGCAATGCTGAAGCAGTTGACGGAGAAGCGGAGGTCCCTGCTGGGGCGGTGccgggaggagatggaggagccggaGGAGACCCTCCTGACGGCGCTAGAGGCAGAGCTGACTCGGGAGGCCAAGACCTTCGTGGTGACCTACAGACGGCGCTACCAGTGTCACGCCAACCAGAGACTCATGGACAGAGCCCGCCGAGACCACGCTGCCTTTCTGGGGGAGAAG GACGGCCTGTCCCAGCGCATGGTCGACTGTCTGAAGATGGATCCGAGCGCAATGCTGAAGCAGTTGGCGGAGCAGCGCAGGTCACTGCTAGGGTGGTGCCGGAAGGAGATGAAGGAGCCGGCGGAGACCCTCCTGACGGCGCTAGAGGCGGAGCTGACTCGGGAGGCCGAGACCTTCCTGGAGACCTACAGACGGCGCTATCAGTGTCACACCATCAACCAGAGAGTCATGGAGAGAGCCCGCCGAGACCACGCTGACCTTCTGAGGGAGAAG GACGGCCTGTCCCAGCGCGTGGTCGACTGTCTGAAGATGGATCCGGGTGCAATGGCGGAGCAGTTGGCGGAGCAGCAGAGGTCACTGCTGGGGCGGTGCCGGAAGGAGATGAAGGAGCCGGAGGAGACCCTCCTGACGGCGCTAGAGGCGGAGCTGACTCGGGAGGCCGAGACCTTCGTGGAGACCTACAGACGGCGCTATCAGTGTCACACCATCAACCAGAGAGTCATGGACAGAGCCCGCCGAGACCACGCTGCCTTTCTGAGGGAGAAG GACGGCCTGTCCCAGCGCATGGTCGACTGTCTGAAGATGGATCCGAGCGCAATGCTGAAGCAGTTGACGGAGCAGCGCAGGTCACTGCTGGGGCGGTGccgggaggagatgaaggagccgGAGGAGACCCTGCTTTCGGCGCTAGAGGCAGAGCTGACTCGGGAGGCCGAGACCTTCCTGGAGACCTACAGACGGCGCTATCAGCGTCACGCCAACAACCAGAGACCCATGGACAGAGCCCGCCGAGACCACGCTCTCTTTCTGAGGGAGAAG GACGGCCTGTCCCAGCGCGTGGTCGACTGTCTGAAGATGGATCCGGGTGCAATGGTGAAGCAGTTGGTGGAGCAGCGCAGGTCACTGCTGGGGTGGTGccgggaggagatggaggagccggaGGAGACCCTGCTGACGGCGCTAGAGGCGGAGCTGACTCGGGAGGCCGAGACCTTCCTGGAGACTTACAGACGGCGCTATCAGTGTCACGCCATCAACCAGAGAGTCATGGACAGCGCCCGCCGAGACCACGCTGCCTTTCTGAGGGAGAAG GACGGCCTGTCCCAGCGCATGGTCGACTGTCTGAAGATGGATCCGAGCGCAATGCTGAAGCAGTTGGCGGAGCAGCGCAGGTCACTGCTGGGGCGGTGccgggaggagatgaaggagccgGAGGAGACCCTGCTGACGGCGCTAGAGGAGGAGCTGACTCGGGAGGCCGAGACCTTCCTGGAGACCTACAGACGGCGCTATCAGTGTCACGCCATCAACCAGAGAGTCATGGACAGAGCCCGCCGAGACCACGCTGACCTTCTGAGGGAGAAT GACGGCCTGTCGCAGCGCGTGGTCGACTGTCTGAAGATGGATCCGGGTGCAATGGCGGAGCAGTTGGCGGAGCAGCGCAGGTCACTGCTGGGGCGGTGCCGGAAGGAGATGAAGGAGCCGGCGGAGACCCTCCTGACAGCGCTAGAGGCGGAGCTGACTCGGGAGGCCGAGACCTTCCTGGAGTCCTACAGACGGCGCTATCAGTGTCACACCATCAACCAGAGAGTCATGGAGAGAGCCCGCCGAGACCACGCTGACCTTCTGAGGGAGAAG GACGGCCTGTCCCAGCGCATGGTCGACTGTCTGAAGATGGATCCGAGCGCAATGCTGAAGCAGTTGACGGAGCAGCACAGGTCACTGCTGGGGCGGTGccgggaggagatgaaggagccgGAGGAGACCCTGCTGACGGCGCTAGAGGAGGAGCTGACTCGGGAGGCCGAGACCTTCCTGGAGACCTACAGACGGCGCTATCAGTGTCACGCCAACAACCAGAGACCCATGGACAGAGCCCGCCGAGACCACGCTCTCTTTCTGAGGGAGAAG GACGGCCTGTCCCAGCGCATGGATGACTGTCTGAAGGTGGATCCGAGCGCAATGGAGCAGCAGTTGGTGGAACAGCGCAGGTCACTGCTGGGGCGGTGccgggaggagatgaaggagccgGCGGAGACCCTGCTGACGGCGCTAGAGGCAGAGCTGACTCGGGAGGCCGAGACCTTCCTGGAGACCTACAGACGGCACTACCAGTGTCACGCCAACCAGAGAGTCATGGACAGAGCCCGCCGAGACCACGCTGCCTTTCTGAGGGAGAAG GACGTCCTGTCCCAACGCATGGATGACTGTCTGAAGATGGATCCGAGCGCAATGCTGAAGCAGTTGACGGAGCAGCACAGGTCACTGCTGGGGCGGTGccgggaggagatggaggagccggaGGAGACCCTGCTGACGGCGCTAGAGGCAGAGCTGACTCGGGAGGCCGAGACCTTCCTGGAGACCTACAGACGGCGCTATCAGTGTCACACCATCAACCAGAGACCCATGGAGAGAGCCCGCCGAGACCATGCTGACCTTCTGAGGGAGAAGGTGAGTCTGTGGGGGTCTgtgccccagccaggggaacCCCAGAGAAACAGCCTGGTCACCTCTATGGGATTCAAAGTTCTGGGTAGGAGACGGGAGTTCATATCTCCGGCTCCCAGGGTGGCTGCAGAGATGGGAGACTCCAACCCGTGTCCaatcagggccctgatctcagtctggAGGGTGCGGGGAAGTTGCTGTGCTGTAGCCAGAGGGACCATTGGTGAGACAGTGTCACACACCCGCCCCTTCTAA
- the LOC135982830 gene encoding uncharacterized protein LOC135982830 isoform X2, whose protein sequence is MIPDTPLKNLLKKFTKYLQEETELQGLGAQLGSGRPVQLVRLDEEGGLILDKEALRRCLEQGGVRDAPVCLVSIIGEQRWGRSFLLNYLLRRLRSPGTSDGSWMGREDEPLEGFEWRVGNQRVTKGVWVWNQTFWVPAKGKKVAVLLVDTEGSMDIERNKETSIKLSAMSMLLSSYQILNIGRRVKDPDLEYLEMSLHVAEVVGEAYGLKPVQHLDLLVRDWSSSQDLGAEGGEQHLRDVRQMLEATSPCKHPKTLEVLSRSSTRCYLMPFPGKRISTGSEGTLRDMDEDFRDSLRDYVTALVGSAGRHIRKDQHGELLTGTQLAARIENLSDVMKKHRFGFSSPCQMAITFHNQRVLDRARSDHALFLKEKVDPSTMVKQLAEKRRSLLGRCREEMKEPEETLLTALEAELTREAETFLETYRRRYQCHANNQRPMDRARRDHSAFLREKDGLSQRMDDCLKMDPRAMLKQLTEKRRSLLGRCREEMEEPEETLLTALEAELTREAKTFVVTYRRRYQCHANQRLMDRARRDHAAFLGEKDGLSQRMVDCLKMDPSAMLKQLAEQRRSLLGWCRKEMKEPAETLLTALEAELTREAETFLETYRRRYQCHTINQRVMERARRDHADLLREKDGLSQRVVDCLKMDPGAMAEQLAEQQRSLLGRCRKEMKEPEETLLTALEAELTREAETFVETYRRRYQCHTINQRVMDRARRDHAAFLREKDGLSQRVVDCLKMDPGAMVKQLVEQRRSLLGWCREEMEEPEETLLTALEAELTREAETFLETYRRRYQCHAINQRVMDSARRDHAAFLREKDGLSQRMVDCLKMDPSAMLKQLAEQRRSLLGRCREEMKEPEETLLTALEEELTREAETFLETYRRRYQCHAINQRVMDRARRDHADLLRENDGLSQRVVDCLKMDPGAMAEQLAEQRRSLLGRCRKEMKEPAETLLTALEAELTREAETFLESYRRRYQCHTINQRVMERARRDHADLLREKDGLSQRMVDCLKMDPSAMLKQLTEQHRSLLGRCREEMKEPEETLLTALEEELTREAETFLETYRRRYQCHANNQRPMDRARRDHALFLREKDGLSQRMDDCLKVDPSAMEQQLVEQRRSLLGRCREEMKEPAETLLTALEAELTREAETFLETYRRHYQCHANQRVMDRARRDHAAFLREKDVLSQRMDDCLKMDPSAMLKQLTEQHRSLLGRCREEMEEPEETLLTALEAELTREAETFLETYRRRYQCHTINQRPMERARRDHADLLREKVSLWGSVPQPGEPQRNSLVTSMGFKVLGRRREFISPAPRVAAEMGDSNPCPIRALISVWRVRGSCCAVARGTIGETVSHTRPF, encoded by the exons ATGATCCCAGACACACCTCTCAAAAACCTGCTGAAGAAATTCACCAAGTACCTGCAGGAAGAGACGGAGCTG caggggctgggggctcagctgGGATCAGGACGCCCGGTGCAGCTGGTGCGTCTGGATGAGGAAGGGGGCCTGATCCTGGACAAGGAGGCCCTGAgacgctgcctggagcagggtggggtgagggacGCCCCCGTCTGCCTGGTGTCCATCATCGGGGAGCAGCGCTGGGGCAGATCCTTCCTGTTGAACTACCTGCTGCGCCGGCTCCGGAGCCCG GGCACGAGCGACGGGTCATGGATGGGCCGGGAGGACGAGCCCCTGGAGGGATTCGAGTGGCGAGTTGGCAACCAGAGAGTCAccaagggggtgtgggtgtggaatCAGACCTTCTGGGTCCCAGCCAAGGGGAAGAAG GTGGCCGTGCTGCTGGTCGACACTGAGGGCTCCATGGACATTGAAAGGAACAAGGAGACCAGCATCAAACTCTCCGCCATGTCCATGCTGCTCAGCTCCTACCAG ATACTGAACATTGGCCGTCGGGTGAAGGACCCGGATCTCGAATACCTGGAG ATGTCTCTGCATGTGGCTGAAGTGGTGGGAGAGGCCTATGGACTGAAGCCCGTTCAG CATCTAGACCTGCTGGTGCGGGATTGGAGCAGCTCCCAGGACCTCGGAGCCGAGGGTGGGGAGCAGCATCTGAGAGACGTCAGACAG ATGCTGGAGGCGACGTCCCCTTGCAAACACCCCAAGACTCTGGAAGTGCTGAGCAGAAGCAGCACCCGCTGTTACCTGATGCCTTTCCCCGGCAAGCGGATCTCAACTGGCAGCGAGGGAACCCTGAGAG ACATGGATGAGGATTTCCGGGACAGCCTGAGGGACTATGTCACCGCCCTGGTAGGCTCGGCCGGTCGACACATCCGGAAGGACCAGCATGGGGAGCTGCTCACCGGGACACAGCTCGCTGCTCGGATAGAG AATTTATCTGATGTGATGAAGAAACATCGCTTTGGCTTCTCCTCTCCCTGTCAG ATGGCCATCACCTTCCACAACCAGAGAGTCCTGGACAGAGCCCGCTCAGACCACGCTCTCTTTCTGAAGGAGAag GTGGATCCGAGCACAATGGTGAAGCAGTTGGCGGAGAAGCGGAGGTCCCTGCTGGGGCGGTGccgggaggagatgaaggagccgGAGGAGACCCTGCTGACGGCGCTAGAGGCGGAGCTGACTCGGGAGGCCGAGACCTTCCTGGAGACCTACAGACGGCGCTATCAGTGTCACGCCAACAACCAGAGACCCATGGACAGAGCCCGCCGAGACCACTCTGCCTTTCTGAGGGAGAAG GACGGCCTGTCCCAGCGCATGGATGACTGTCTGAAGATGGATCCGAGGGCAATGCTGAAGCAGTTGACGGAGAAGCGGAGGTCCCTGCTGGGGCGGTGccgggaggagatggaggagccggaGGAGACCCTCCTGACGGCGCTAGAGGCAGAGCTGACTCGGGAGGCCAAGACCTTCGTGGTGACCTACAGACGGCGCTACCAGTGTCACGCCAACCAGAGACTCATGGACAGAGCCCGCCGAGACCACGCTGCCTTTCTGGGGGAGAAG GACGGCCTGTCCCAGCGCATGGTCGACTGTCTGAAGATGGATCCGAGCGCAATGCTGAAGCAGTTGGCGGAGCAGCGCAGGTCACTGCTAGGGTGGTGCCGGAAGGAGATGAAGGAGCCGGCGGAGACCCTCCTGACGGCGCTAGAGGCGGAGCTGACTCGGGAGGCCGAGACCTTCCTGGAGACCTACAGACGGCGCTATCAGTGTCACACCATCAACCAGAGAGTCATGGAGAGAGCCCGCCGAGACCACGCTGACCTTCTGAGGGAGAAG GACGGCCTGTCCCAGCGCGTGGTCGACTGTCTGAAGATGGATCCGGGTGCAATGGCGGAGCAGTTGGCGGAGCAGCAGAGGTCACTGCTGGGGCGGTGCCGGAAGGAGATGAAGGAGCCGGAGGAGACCCTCCTGACGGCGCTAGAGGCGGAGCTGACTCGGGAGGCCGAGACCTTCGTGGAGACCTACAGACGGCGCTATCAGTGTCACACCATCAACCAGAGAGTCATGGACAGAGCCCGCCGAGACCACGCTGCCTTTCTGAGGGAGAAG GACGGCCTGTCCCAGCGCGTGGTCGACTGTCTGAAGATGGATCCGGGTGCAATGGTGAAGCAGTTGGTGGAGCAGCGCAGGTCACTGCTGGGGTGGTGccgggaggagatggaggagccggaGGAGACCCTGCTGACGGCGCTAGAGGCGGAGCTGACTCGGGAGGCCGAGACCTTCCTGGAGACTTACAGACGGCGCTATCAGTGTCACGCCATCAACCAGAGAGTCATGGACAGCGCCCGCCGAGACCACGCTGCCTTTCTGAGGGAGAAG GACGGCCTGTCCCAGCGCATGGTCGACTGTCTGAAGATGGATCCGAGCGCAATGCTGAAGCAGTTGGCGGAGCAGCGCAGGTCACTGCTGGGGCGGTGccgggaggagatgaaggagccgGAGGAGACCCTGCTGACGGCGCTAGAGGAGGAGCTGACTCGGGAGGCCGAGACCTTCCTGGAGACCTACAGACGGCGCTATCAGTGTCACGCCATCAACCAGAGAGTCATGGACAGAGCCCGCCGAGACCACGCTGACCTTCTGAGGGAGAAT GACGGCCTGTCGCAGCGCGTGGTCGACTGTCTGAAGATGGATCCGGGTGCAATGGCGGAGCAGTTGGCGGAGCAGCGCAGGTCACTGCTGGGGCGGTGCCGGAAGGAGATGAAGGAGCCGGCGGAGACCCTCCTGACAGCGCTAGAGGCGGAGCTGACTCGGGAGGCCGAGACCTTCCTGGAGTCCTACAGACGGCGCTATCAGTGTCACACCATCAACCAGAGAGTCATGGAGAGAGCCCGCCGAGACCACGCTGACCTTCTGAGGGAGAAG GACGGCCTGTCCCAGCGCATGGTCGACTGTCTGAAGATGGATCCGAGCGCAATGCTGAAGCAGTTGACGGAGCAGCACAGGTCACTGCTGGGGCGGTGccgggaggagatgaaggagccgGAGGAGACCCTGCTGACGGCGCTAGAGGAGGAGCTGACTCGGGAGGCCGAGACCTTCCTGGAGACCTACAGACGGCGCTATCAGTGTCACGCCAACAACCAGAGACCCATGGACAGAGCCCGCCGAGACCACGCTCTCTTTCTGAGGGAGAAG GACGGCCTGTCCCAGCGCATGGATGACTGTCTGAAGGTGGATCCGAGCGCAATGGAGCAGCAGTTGGTGGAACAGCGCAGGTCACTGCTGGGGCGGTGccgggaggagatgaaggagccgGCGGAGACCCTGCTGACGGCGCTAGAGGCAGAGCTGACTCGGGAGGCCGAGACCTTCCTGGAGACCTACAGACGGCACTACCAGTGTCACGCCAACCAGAGAGTCATGGACAGAGCCCGCCGAGACCACGCTGCCTTTCTGAGGGAGAAG GACGTCCTGTCCCAACGCATGGATGACTGTCTGAAGATGGATCCGAGCGCAATGCTGAAGCAGTTGACGGAGCAGCACAGGTCACTGCTGGGGCGGTGccgggaggagatggaggagccggaGGAGACCCTGCTGACGGCGCTAGAGGCAGAGCTGACTCGGGAGGCCGAGACCTTCCTGGAGACCTACAGACGGCGCTATCAGTGTCACACCATCAACCAGAGACCCATGGAGAGAGCCCGCCGAGACCATGCTGACCTTCTGAGGGAGAAGGTGAGTCTGTGGGGGTCTgtgccccagccaggggaacCCCAGAGAAACAGCCTGGTCACCTCTATGGGATTCAAAGTTCTGGGTAGGAGACGGGAGTTCATATCTCCGGCTCCCAGGGTGGCTGCAGAGATGGGAGACTCCAACCCGTGTCCaatcagggccctgatctcagtctggAGGGTGCGGGGAAGTTGCTGTGCTGTAGCCAGAGGGACCATTGGTGAGACAGTGTCACACACCCGCCCCTTCTAA